The proteins below come from a single Asanoa ferruginea genomic window:
- a CDS encoding carbohydrate ABC transporter permease, whose translation MKRWTVASYTIVVVFLLVVLVPIAAVVVNSLKVPADIFTPSLKLAFTPTFDNYAKVLGDLHFQTFLMNSTLVALGSTALSLAVGVPAAYALARLPIRGRELWAGGILFTRMVPAVALVVPMYVIFQRTELLGTYFALIAAHTTFNLPIVIWMMRSFFEELPPDLEEAALVDGSGRFGAFWRVALPLTAPGLAATAVLCLLFSWNEFLFALVLSGRDTQTVPIGVASFIGTVSVDWGGSSAAAVLALVPVFLLGLVAQRFLVRGLTFGAVKG comes from the coding sequence GTGAAACGGTGGACCGTCGCGAGCTACACGATCGTCGTCGTCTTCCTGCTCGTCGTGCTGGTGCCGATCGCGGCCGTGGTGGTCAACTCGCTCAAGGTGCCGGCCGACATCTTCACGCCGTCGCTGAAGCTGGCCTTCACCCCGACGTTCGACAACTACGCCAAGGTGCTCGGCGACCTGCACTTCCAGACGTTCCTGATGAACAGCACGCTGGTGGCGCTCGGCAGCACGGCGCTGTCGCTGGCGGTCGGCGTGCCGGCCGCCTACGCGCTGGCCCGCCTGCCGATCCGCGGTCGCGAACTGTGGGCCGGCGGCATCCTGTTCACCCGGATGGTGCCCGCGGTCGCCCTCGTCGTGCCCATGTATGTGATCTTCCAGCGCACCGAGTTGCTCGGCACCTACTTCGCGCTGATCGCCGCGCACACCACCTTCAACCTGCCGATCGTGATCTGGATGATGCGCTCGTTCTTCGAGGAACTCCCGCCCGACCTGGAGGAGGCCGCGCTCGTGGACGGCTCGGGCCGGTTCGGCGCCTTCTGGCGCGTGGCCCTGCCGCTGACCGCGCCCGGCCTCGCCGCCACCGCCGTGCTCTGCCTGCTCTTCTCCTGGAACGAGTTCCTCTTCGCCCTGGTCCTGTCGGGGCGCGACACCCAGACTGTGCCGATCGGGGTGGCCAGCTTCATCGGCACCGTCTCGGTCGACTGGGGCGGCAGCTCCGCCGCGGCCGTGCTCGCACTGGTGCCGGTCTTCCTCCTCGGCCTCGTCGCCCAACGCTTCCTGGTCCGCGGCCTCACGTTCGGGGCGGTGAAGGGATGA
- a CDS encoding carbohydrate ABC transporter permease yields the protein MDTLTRPGPVDSPVRAGPRRRGRHGRRLGYGMLTPSLVVLAVLIILPLAYSLVLSLFSWKLTDLNLPKPFVGFDNYTRILHDATVGRALVNTVIYVVGAISVELVLGFVVAAALFEMTRGRKLANALILLPMIIAPVVTALLWRYLLDPQFGLVTQLSDAVGLPSGIGWFGSSGLALPSLIAVDVWQWTPFVVLVMHAGMLSINEEQFEAARVDGAGHLRILRSIVLPAIVPQILLILLFRTMDTYRIFDTVFVLTKGGPGLSTETIGLYTYRTGFSYFDMGYAMALSVFILLTVLVISAFYIRLLRRREAL from the coding sequence GTGGACACCCTGACGCGGCCCGGGCCGGTGGACTCACCGGTCCGGGCCGGGCCCCGGCGCCGCGGGCGCCACGGCCGCCGGCTCGGCTACGGCATGCTCACGCCATCGCTGGTGGTGCTCGCCGTGCTGATCATCCTGCCGCTGGCGTACTCCCTGGTGCTCTCGCTCTTCTCCTGGAAGCTGACCGACCTCAACCTGCCCAAACCGTTCGTCGGGTTCGACAACTACACGCGGATCCTGCACGACGCGACGGTCGGCCGGGCGCTGGTCAACACCGTGATCTACGTGGTCGGCGCGATCAGCGTCGAACTCGTCCTCGGCTTCGTGGTCGCGGCGGCGCTGTTCGAGATGACCAGGGGCCGCAAGCTCGCCAACGCGCTCATCCTGCTCCCGATGATCATCGCGCCGGTCGTCACCGCCCTGCTCTGGCGCTACCTGCTCGATCCCCAGTTCGGCCTGGTCACCCAGCTCAGCGACGCGGTCGGGCTGCCGAGCGGGATCGGCTGGTTCGGCTCGTCGGGCCTGGCCCTACCCTCGCTGATCGCGGTCGACGTCTGGCAGTGGACGCCGTTCGTCGTGCTGGTGATGCACGCCGGCATGCTGTCGATCAACGAGGAACAGTTCGAGGCGGCCCGCGTCGACGGCGCCGGCCACCTGCGGATCCTGCGCAGCATCGTGCTCCCCGCGATCGTGCCGCAGATCCTGTTGATCCTGCTGTTCCGCACGATGGACACCTACCGGATCTTCGACACGGTCTTCGTGCTCACCAAGGGCGGCCCCGGCCTGTCCACGGAGACGATCGGCCTCTACACCTACCGCACGGGCTTCTCTTACTTCGACATGGGGTACGCGATGGCGCTGAGCGTTTTCATCCTGCTCACCGTGCTGGTGATCTCGGCGTTCTACATCCGGCTGCTGCGCCGGCGGGAGGCGCTGTGA
- a CDS encoding extracellular solute-binding protein: MARPQRQVRRWSGFAIALVVASAVVACSGGTGGSGGSGDGDPNAAPASAGGPMGRFPDDKLVLSRWAGDPWTSGQKDAAAAWAKDTGGSLDLDAVPYENLHDKQALALAGAGGYDILYVHPSWFGEFAKAGYLAPIDDKLADPKRNPGGFSADSFLPNVLAQGKYDGKQYCLPDFVSTTVLAYRKDVFEKNGLKPPTTLDEVAADAATLNGKDGMAGIALPGKRGGAVADVMGSLLTAQGNWWFGADGKTTLDKSAAANAVRFYVQAAKNAPSGVLNFHVDEASTAAAQGKAAMIISTTPSLQALEDPAKSSTAGKWGYAPLAFTADKPAGELIYWNWCIAAKSTQQDAAYSFLQWYTSGEQQAKVAIAAATGGATKDFYTNPDVAAKLPFLDAMNKALTTSNPQPSVAAWPKAQDQIELAVQEAIQGKKSPEQAADAMYQAVSSALGG, encoded by the coding sequence ATGGCAAGACCACAGCGACAGGTCCGGCGCTGGTCCGGATTCGCGATCGCCCTGGTCGTCGCTTCGGCGGTAGTCGCGTGCAGCGGCGGCACCGGCGGATCGGGCGGCTCCGGCGACGGCGACCCGAACGCCGCTCCGGCCAGCGCCGGCGGCCCGATGGGTCGCTTCCCCGACGACAAGCTCGTGCTGTCCCGCTGGGCCGGCGATCCCTGGACCAGCGGCCAGAAGGACGCGGCGGCCGCCTGGGCGAAGGACACCGGCGGCTCGCTCGACCTCGACGCCGTCCCCTACGAGAACCTCCACGACAAGCAGGCGCTGGCGCTCGCGGGCGCCGGCGGCTACGACATCCTCTACGTGCACCCGAGCTGGTTCGGTGAGTTCGCCAAGGCCGGCTATCTCGCCCCGATCGACGACAAGCTGGCCGACCCGAAGCGCAACCCGGGCGGGTTCTCGGCCGACTCCTTCCTCCCGAACGTGCTCGCGCAGGGCAAATACGACGGCAAGCAATACTGTCTGCCCGACTTCGTCTCGACCACCGTGCTCGCCTACCGCAAGGACGTGTTCGAGAAGAACGGCCTGAAGCCGCCGACCACCCTCGACGAGGTCGCCGCCGACGCGGCCACGCTCAACGGCAAAGACGGGATGGCCGGCATCGCCCTGCCCGGCAAGCGTGGGGGAGCGGTCGCCGACGTGATGGGCTCGCTGCTCACCGCGCAGGGCAACTGGTGGTTCGGTGCCGACGGCAAGACCACGCTCGACAAGAGCGCGGCGGCCAACGCGGTCCGGTTCTACGTGCAGGCCGCGAAGAACGCGCCCAGCGGCGTGCTCAACTTCCACGTCGACGAGGCGTCGACCGCGGCGGCGCAGGGCAAGGCCGCGATGATCATCAGCACCACGCCGTCGCTCCAGGCGCTGGAAGACCCGGCCAAGTCGTCGACGGCCGGCAAGTGGGGCTACGCCCCGCTCGCCTTCACCGCTGACAAGCCGGCCGGCGAGCTCATCTACTGGAACTGGTGCATCGCCGCGAAGTCGACGCAGCAGGACGCCGCTTATTCCTTCCTCCAGTGGTACACCAGCGGCGAGCAGCAGGCGAAGGTCGCGATCGCGGCGGCCACCGGCGGGGCGACCAAGGACTTCTACACCAACCCCGACGTCGCCGCGAAGCTGCCGTTCCTCGACGCGATGAACAAGGCCCTGACCACCTCCAACCCGCAGCCGAGCGTAGCGGCCTGGCCGAAGGCCCAGGACCAGATCGAGCTGGCGGTGCAGGAGGCGATCCAGGGCAAGAAGTCTCCCGAACAGGCCGCCGACGCGATGTATCAGGCCGTGTCGTCGGCGCTTGGTGGGTGA
- a CDS encoding Gfo/Idh/MocA family protein has product MTDLRIGMVSWAHVHAEFRAKAISEIPGARIVAISDDDQDRGRAAAARHGVDTFVEDWRDLVTRDDVDIVMVHSENSRHAEQVVAAAEAGKHVFCEKPIATTVADATAMAEAVRKAGVDGTAAFVSRFSKEADRAKKIVDSGVLGRVLLTRGFIGLAGIAEIGCPPDMTAWMNDPVLGGGGAWIDEGSHGIDLLRWLVGEITEVSAFTANRHKPDLDGEDIAVALLRYADGGLGEIGTVWSLSADIGMRNNLEIYGTDGTLVMRATDPFPRVEVYRSGDDPLYRGWTTPHIEADATEPHDYGSWPPHTHHYKREVASYLHRAAAGLRPFGPTLDDGLACLRVIAAGYESAGKGGGAVATLDQ; this is encoded by the coding sequence ATGACCGACCTGCGGATTGGCATGGTCAGTTGGGCCCACGTGCACGCCGAGTTCCGGGCCAAAGCCATCAGCGAGATCCCCGGCGCCCGGATCGTCGCGATCAGCGACGACGACCAGGATCGCGGCAGGGCGGCCGCCGCCCGGCACGGCGTCGACACGTTCGTCGAAGACTGGCGCGACCTGGTCACCCGCGACGACGTCGACATCGTGATGGTGCACTCGGAGAACAGCCGCCACGCGGAGCAGGTGGTCGCCGCGGCCGAGGCAGGCAAGCACGTGTTCTGCGAGAAGCCGATCGCCACGACCGTGGCGGACGCGACCGCGATGGCCGAGGCCGTGCGAAAAGCGGGCGTCGACGGCACCGCCGCCTTCGTCAGTCGATTCTCCAAGGAGGCCGACCGGGCCAAGAAGATCGTCGACTCCGGCGTGCTCGGCCGGGTGCTGCTGACCCGTGGCTTCATCGGCCTGGCCGGCATCGCGGAGATCGGCTGCCCGCCGGACATGACCGCCTGGATGAACGACCCGGTGCTCGGCGGTGGCGGCGCCTGGATCGACGAGGGCTCGCACGGCATCGACCTGCTGCGCTGGCTGGTCGGTGAGATCACCGAGGTGTCGGCGTTCACCGCCAACCGGCACAAGCCCGACCTCGATGGTGAGGACATCGCCGTGGCGCTGCTGCGCTACGCCGACGGCGGGCTCGGCGAGATCGGCACCGTCTGGAGCCTGTCCGCCGACATCGGGATGCGCAACAACCTGGAGATCTACGGCACGGACGGCACGCTCGTCATGCGGGCGACCGACCCGTTCCCGCGGGTCGAGGTCTACCGGTCGGGCGACGATCCGCTCTACCGCGGCTGGACGACACCGCACATCGAGGCGGACGCCACGGAGCCCCACGACTACGGCTCCTGGCCGCCGCACACCCACCACTACAAGCGCGAGGTCGCCTCCTACCTGCATCGGGCAGCGGCCGGCCTGCGTCCCTTCGGACCCACCCTCGACGACGGTCTGGCCTGCCTGCGGGTCATCGCCGCCGGCTACGAATCTGCTGGTAAAGGCGGCGGAGCAGTAGCAACGCTTGATCAATAA
- a CDS encoding Gfo/Idh/MocA family protein has product MIGVSVIGAGFWAREMHLPALAQFPGVKITSVVATSQESAERAAGPYKTKALTDIAAAAADPDTDVLDIVAPPDIHLPAVEIAAAHGKHAICIKPLARNLDEADRMLAAVEAAGTRLFYAENVPFIPALHEARKAVDAGEIGEVFRVKACEGIGQPHSPWFFDPERSGGGAILDMAVHSLEFCRFFAQSQPSTVYAEAGTFVHQKRTTAEDTAVLTVRFANGVIGQCEDSWSLAGAMDSRFEIFGTEGRILVDNLHRQPLQVVNQHAGWSYPLPIAGLVADGHLAMLGHFLDCLRSGAPSLSDGHVGRDVLAVVDAAYRSVASGRREEIKETTR; this is encoded by the coding sequence ATGATCGGCGTGAGCGTCATCGGTGCCGGCTTCTGGGCGCGCGAGATGCACCTGCCCGCCCTGGCCCAGTTCCCCGGCGTCAAGATCACCAGCGTGGTCGCCACGAGCCAGGAGTCGGCCGAGCGGGCCGCCGGCCCCTACAAAACCAAGGCGTTGACCGACATCGCCGCAGCCGCAGCCGACCCTGACACCGACGTGCTCGACATCGTCGCACCGCCGGACATCCACCTCCCGGCGGTCGAGATCGCCGCGGCGCACGGCAAGCACGCCATCTGCATCAAGCCACTGGCCCGCAACCTCGACGAGGCCGACCGCATGCTCGCCGCCGTCGAGGCCGCCGGCACCCGGCTGTTCTACGCCGAGAACGTCCCGTTCATCCCGGCACTGCACGAGGCCCGCAAGGCCGTCGACGCCGGCGAGATCGGCGAGGTGTTCCGGGTCAAGGCCTGCGAGGGCATCGGCCAGCCACACTCACCGTGGTTCTTCGACCCCGAAAGGTCCGGCGGCGGCGCGATCCTCGACATGGCCGTGCACAGCCTGGAGTTCTGCCGCTTCTTCGCCCAATCACAACCATCCACTGTGTACGCCGAAGCCGGCACCTTCGTACACCAGAAGCGAACGACGGCCGAGGACACCGCCGTGCTGACCGTCCGGTTCGCCAACGGCGTCATCGGCCAGTGTGAAGACAGCTGGAGCCTGGCCGGCGCGATGGACTCCCGCTTCGAGATCTTCGGCACCGAGGGCCGGATCCTCGTCGACAACCTCCACCGCCAGCCGCTCCAGGTGGTCAACCAACACGCCGGCTGGTCGTACCCCCTGCCGATCGCGGGCCTGGTCGCCGACGGACATCTCGCGATGCTCGGACATTTCCTCGACTGCCTGCGCAGCGGAGCGCCGTCGCTCAGCGACGGCCACGTCGGCCGCGACGTGCTCGCCGTGGTCGACGCCGCATACCGATCCGTGGCCAGCGGCCGCCGGGAAGAGATCAAGGAGACGACACGATGA
- a CDS encoding Gfo/Idh/MocA family protein, giving the protein MTVNIAVVGTGRIARVHAEAYKHVSGGRLTTCTDPINTAAEAFATDYGLTIAPDLDAILADDTVDAVLLASPNAVHADQTIAALKAGKHVFCQKPISLTLADADRVVEAAANSDRILQHGFMLRFTPPLPGLKQRIASGELGEPIASRAAVFGWEPTNDWFYDPAQGGGVILDTLVHFGDLVQWLFGPATTVYTAGGAYVLEGAKRHRSPDNATVTVTHDTGVVTSMYVTWTAGHGNFTIEAYGSAGEAAVDLVQAQAMRTFDKTTGWGYPDLLWDYGYQGEQQYFVDRIAGRVDGSQAATPRQARDALSLVLAAQRSLDEGTAVKP; this is encoded by the coding sequence ATGACCGTCAACATCGCCGTCGTCGGCACCGGCCGGATCGCCCGCGTACATGCCGAGGCATACAAGCATGTCAGCGGCGGCCGCCTGACCACCTGCACCGACCCGATCAACACCGCGGCGGAAGCCTTCGCGACCGACTACGGCCTCACGATCGCCCCAGACCTCGACGCCATCCTCGCCGACGACACCGTCGACGCGGTCCTGCTCGCGAGCCCCAACGCCGTGCACGCCGACCAGACCATCGCCGCCCTGAAAGCGGGCAAGCACGTCTTCTGCCAGAAGCCGATCAGCCTGACCCTGGCCGACGCCGACCGGGTCGTCGAGGCCGCGGCCAACAGCGACCGCATCCTGCAACACGGCTTCATGCTGCGCTTCACCCCACCACTGCCGGGCCTCAAACAGCGGATCGCCAGCGGCGAGTTGGGCGAGCCGATCGCCTCCCGCGCCGCCGTCTTCGGCTGGGAACCGACCAACGACTGGTTCTACGACCCGGCCCAGGGCGGCGGCGTCATCCTCGACACCCTCGTGCACTTCGGCGACCTCGTGCAATGGCTCTTCGGCCCGGCGACCACGGTCTACACGGCCGGCGGCGCCTACGTGCTCGAGGGCGCCAAGCGCCACCGCAGCCCCGACAACGCGACCGTCACCGTCACCCACGACACCGGTGTGGTCACCAGCATGTATGTCACCTGGACGGCGGGCCACGGCAACTTCACCATCGAGGCGTACGGCAGCGCCGGCGAAGCGGCCGTCGACCTCGTGCAGGCCCAGGCGATGCGCACGTTCGACAAGACCACCGGCTGGGGCTACCCCGACCTGCTCTGGGACTACGGCTACCAGGGCGAGCAGCAGTATTTCGTCGACCGCATCGCCGGCCGGGTCGACGGCTCCCAGGCCGCGACCCCGCGCCAGGCCCGCGACGCCCTCTCTCTGGTGCTGGCCGCCCAGCGCTCGCTCGACGAGGGCACGGCGGTGAAGCCATGA
- a CDS encoding Gfo/Idh/MocA family protein translates to MSDLGIGIVGLHNHYHAYPFADYLRRGLPGLRLVGVADERADLAKEFAADYTDGVWTADYADLIRRDDVDAVIITSYTSAHADHVELAAAAGKPVLLDKPIATTMADARRIVDAAERVPVMMAYLLRYLPVYRQALDAVREGAVGDLVSGFYSIRFPVGAITDSPKTQDQGWYADPVRGGGGGFLDHGVHFTDFFRWFFGAEAVNVTGQIGTLTYKQLGVEDYGIATYTLDTGAIVTVESTWHAADYFGPLASPDHAELSGTRGEIALHYQKSPQTEIQGIDPPWLGRRYIDLVGEERYEACYRDLLLAFRDWVNGGEQKDLPTAYDGLKALEMIIGAYQAAETGTRVTFPLETR, encoded by the coding sequence CTGGGCATCGGCATCGTCGGCCTGCACAACCACTACCACGCCTACCCGTTCGCCGACTATCTGCGCCGCGGGCTGCCGGGCCTGCGCCTGGTCGGCGTGGCCGACGAGCGCGCCGACCTGGCCAAGGAGTTCGCCGCCGACTACACCGACGGCGTCTGGACCGCCGACTACGCCGACCTGATCCGCCGCGACGACGTCGACGCGGTGATCATCACGTCCTACACGTCGGCACATGCCGACCACGTCGAACTGGCCGCCGCCGCGGGCAAGCCCGTGCTGCTCGATAAGCCGATCGCCACCACGATGGCCGACGCGCGCCGCATCGTAGACGCCGCCGAGCGCGTCCCGGTCATGATGGCCTACCTGCTGCGCTACCTGCCGGTCTACCGCCAGGCGCTGGACGCGGTCCGCGAGGGCGCGGTCGGCGACCTCGTCTCCGGCTTCTACTCGATCCGCTTCCCGGTCGGCGCGATCACCGACTCACCCAAAACCCAGGACCAGGGTTGGTACGCCGACCCCGTCCGCGGCGGCGGCGGCGGTTTCCTCGACCACGGCGTGCACTTCACCGACTTCTTCCGCTGGTTCTTCGGCGCCGAAGCAGTCAACGTGACGGGCCAGATCGGCACGCTGACCTACAAGCAACTCGGCGTCGAGGACTACGGCATCGCCACGTACACATTGGACACCGGCGCGATCGTCACCGTGGAGAGCACCTGGCACGCCGCCGACTACTTCGGCCCGCTCGCCTCCCCGGACCACGCCGAGCTCAGCGGGACCCGGGGCGAGATCGCGCTGCACTACCAGAAGAGCCCGCAGACCGAGATCCAGGGCATCGACCCGCCCTGGCTGGGCCGCCGCTACATCGACCTGGTCGGCGAGGAGCGCTACGAGGCGTGCTACCGCGACCTCCTGCTCGCCTTCCGCGACTGGGTCAACGGTGGAGAGCAAAAGGATCTCCCCACCGCGTACGACGGCCTCAAAGCCCTGGAAATGATCATCGGCGCCTACCAGGCCGCCGAGACCGGCACCCGCGTGACGTTCCCGCTGGAGACCCGATGA